In the Staphylococcus sp. IVB6240 genome, one interval contains:
- the pbuX gene encoding xanthine permease PbuX yields the protein MKRFLLSLQHLLAMYAGAILVPIIVATSLDFTAEQTAYLVTVDIFMCGVATFLQVYKGIGIGLPVVLGCTFTAVAPMILIGQTKGIDVLYGSLFLSGLLVIVIAPFFASLVKLFPPVVTGSVVTIIGITLMPVAMNYLAGGQGAKDYGDPKHLLLGSVTLLIILLLQRFARGFLKAIAILLGLIIGTIFAGFLGVIDAGEVASAHWFELPRPFRFTGFAFDFGATIVFFIVALISLIESTGVYHALSEITGKTLTRKDFRKGYMAEGIAITLGSIFNAFPYTAYSQNVGLVSLSGAKKNDVIYGMVILLIICGCIPKLGALANIIPLSVLGGAMLAMFGMVMAYGMRILNDINFKNQNNLIIIAVSVGLGAGITAVPEAFQGLGDQFSWLTQNGIVLGTISAIVLNLFFNGLNYQQNQENVK from the coding sequence ATCAAACGATTCTTGCTGAGTTTACAACACTTATTAGCCATGTATGCCGGAGCGATTTTAGTCCCTATCATTGTCGCAACAAGTTTAGATTTTACAGCGGAACAAACCGCTTATCTTGTAACAGTGGATATTTTTATGTGTGGGGTTGCTACCTTTTTACAAGTCTATAAAGGCATTGGTATTGGACTGCCGGTTGTCTTAGGATGTACGTTCACTGCAGTTGCACCCATGATTTTAATCGGTCAGACGAAGGGCATCGATGTCTTGTATGGTTCTCTATTTTTATCTGGACTGCTCGTTATTGTTATCGCACCATTCTTTGCTTCTCTTGTTAAGTTGTTCCCGCCTGTGGTAACAGGTAGTGTTGTAACAATTATCGGGATTACGCTTATGCCGGTCGCGATGAATTATCTTGCAGGTGGTCAAGGGGCTAAAGATTATGGGGATCCGAAACATCTTTTATTAGGTAGCGTGACACTGTTGATTATTTTACTTTTACAACGTTTTGCACGTGGATTTTTAAAGGCGATTGCCATTTTGCTAGGCTTGATTATTGGTACTATTTTTGCTGGCTTTTTAGGTGTGATCGATGCAGGAGAGGTTGCTTCAGCGCATTGGTTTGAACTGCCAAGACCGTTCCGTTTTACGGGGTTTGCTTTTGACTTTGGCGCAACGATTGTATTTTTCATTGTTGCATTGATCAGCTTAATTGAATCAACAGGTGTTTATCACGCTTTAAGTGAGATTACGGGTAAGACATTAACGCGTAAAGATTTCCGTAAAGGTTACATGGCTGAAGGGATTGCGATTACGCTAGGATCGATTTTTAATGCTTTTCCATATACAGCCTATTCTCAGAACGTTGGACTTGTGTCACTATCAGGCGCGAAAAAGAACGACGTCATCTACGGAATGGTTATTTTACTGATCATTTGTGGATGTATTCCTAAGTTAGGTGCATTGGCAAATATCATTCCACTATCTGTGTTGGGTGGAGCGATGCTTGCGATGTTCGGTATGGTGATGGCATATGGCATGCGTATTCTTAACGACATCAACTTCAAGAATCAAAATAACTTAATTATTATTGCTGTTTCGGTAGGTCTCGGTGCAGGGATTACAGCAGTGCCTGAAGCGTTCCAAGGATTGGGTGATCAGTTTTCTTGGTTAACGCAAAATGGGATTGTGTTAGGAACGATTTCAGCAATTGTATTAAATTTATTTTTTAATGGTCTAAACTATCAACAAAATCAAGAAAATGTGAAATAA
- the xpt gene encoding xanthine phosphoribosyltransferase, whose product MDALKRKVIEDGVVIDESILKVDGFLNHQIDAGLMHEIGEVYHSQFGDQGVTKVLTIEASGIAPAIMVAHRFNVPCLFAKKAKPNTLNEGYYQTDVHSFTKNNTNRVIVSTEFLSDKDRVLIIDDFLANGEAALGLHRLAQQAGAETVGVGILVEKSFQPGRARLEEAGLTVSSLCQVASLKGNKVTLLGEDQ is encoded by the coding sequence TTGGACGCATTAAAAAGAAAAGTCATCGAAGACGGTGTTGTGATTGATGAATCGATTTTAAAGGTGGATGGATTTTTAAATCACCAGATTGATGCAGGTTTAATGCATGAGATCGGTGAAGTATACCATTCACAATTTGGAGATCAAGGTGTTACAAAAGTACTAACAATCGAGGCATCAGGTATTGCGCCGGCGATTATGGTTGCGCATCGTTTTAATGTACCTTGTCTATTCGCAAAAAAAGCAAAGCCAAACACGTTGAATGAAGGATATTATCAGACAGATGTTCATTCATTTACGAAAAACAATACCAATCGTGTCATTGTTTCAACAGAATTTTTGTCAGACAAAGATAGAGTGCTTATCATTGATGACTTCTTAGCAAATGGTGAAGCGGCGCTCGGTTTACATCGATTGGCACAACAAGCAGGTGCAGAAACAGTTGGTGTAGGTATTTTAGTAGAGAAAAGCTTTCAGCCAGGACGTGCGCGCTTGGAAGAAGCAGGCTTAACAGTCTCATCACTGTGCCAAGTTGCATCGTTAAAAGGCAATAAGGTCACATTGCTAGGAGAAGATCAATGA
- a CDS encoding general stress protein: MTHFKVVKSEEAAIEAVNTLLGDGYKEHEITIISKDRLSTDRFNDSEVKQTPTAGTISDKFMRFFIGEDSEEAAFTRFNLADNDKAQLKQAVLDGDIVILVSHFESGNHSEVSQTNSSYETQEFKHHPSEHKGDIE; encoded by the coding sequence ATGACTCATTTTAAAGTAGTAAAATCTGAAGAAGCTGCAATCGAAGCAGTCAATACATTATTAGGTGACGGTTATAAAGAACATGAAATTACGATCATCAGTAAAGACCGTCTCTCAACAGACCGTTTTAACGATTCAGAAGTTAAACAGACGCCAACAGCAGGCACAATTAGCGATAAATTCATGCGCTTCTTTATTGGAGAAGATTCAGAAGAAGCAGCATTCACACGCTTCAATCTTGCTGACAACGATAAAGCGCAACTCAAACAAGCTGTACTTGATGGAGATATTGTTATTCTTGTGAGCCATTTTGAATCAGGTAACCACAGTGAAGTATCACAAACAAATAGCTCATACGAAACACAAGAATTTAAACATCATCCATCTGAACATAAAGGCGACATTGAATAA
- a CDS encoding DNA-binding protein — MLTKEFAQKSGLSEKQVRKIVQHLEERGYHLGKTEYRGREATDFKEEDIELFQEIAERVGQTNSYELAFEELEKEKDFLQVIVKEDSQQLPADQQLSNLFNELHNEINQMREERQILGQMVTQVHQQQEALSQLHNKLEEQLKSNSASMEALTEAQKQQTEQLGTTQKHIESQIEGQKALAHTIERNEKKGFLQRLFGG; from the coding sequence ATGCTAACAAAAGAATTCGCACAAAAGTCTGGCTTAAGCGAAAAGCAAGTCCGAAAAATTGTTCAGCATCTTGAAGAACGTGGTTACCATTTAGGTAAAACAGAATACCGTGGACGTGAAGCGACTGACTTCAAAGAAGAAGATATTGAACTTTTCCAAGAGATTGCAGAGCGTGTTGGACAAACAAATAGTTACGAGCTTGCATTTGAAGAACTTGAGAAGGAAAAAGACTTTTTACAAGTGATTGTAAAGGAAGACTCACAACAACTTCCTGCTGATCAACAACTTTCTAACTTGTTCAATGAGTTGCATAATGAAATCAATCAAATGCGTGAAGAACGCCAAATTCTTGGTCAAATGGTGACACAAGTACATCAACAACAAGAAGCACTCTCTCAATTACACAACAAGTTAGAAGAACAACTTAAATCAAATAGTGCATCAATGGAAGCATTGACAGAAGCACAAAAACAACAAACTGAACAACTTGGTACAACACAAAAACATATTGAATCACAAATCGAAGGACAAAAAGCGTTAGCACATACAATTGAACGCAATGAGAAAAAAGGCTTTTTACAACGCTTGTTCGGCGGTTAG
- the thiO gene encoding glycine oxidase ThiO: protein MLQTVIIGAGVMGLSIARQLNPQNRHIHIIDRSTPRMNASYAAGGMLGAQNEFFEDTPLYHLAMESRAMMPATAQQLLKETNMDIELQSHGLIKVATTPQDIPAVEKQFAFLAQQDHEIYQLTPEQLRQRFPYCDTASCAAFKIHDDGQINANLYTQALLQSVSKRAHIDLHLHTEVLHITQQASHYQITTSKGTFNADELIIAAGAWSGELLHQLDIHLPTHPVKGDVKLIASSYKGLKETIFNMNGCYIVPKKPNRYLIGATSERDNWSTQNKEENLQWLDRESQLMIPQLREHHVIKTWTGIRPITSNEVPIMGALRDNLYISTGHYRNGILLSPIVGERMAQLIDGDARAATQLRPFSPIK, encoded by the coding sequence ATGTTACAGACAGTTATTATCGGAGCTGGTGTCATGGGGCTATCTATTGCCAGACAACTGAACCCTCAAAATCGGCACATTCATATCATCGATCGCTCCACACCACGTATGAATGCATCTTACGCGGCTGGTGGTATGTTGGGGGCACAAAATGAGTTTTTTGAAGATACACCTTTGTACCATTTGGCTATGGAAAGTCGTGCCATGATGCCAGCAACAGCACAACAACTTTTAAAAGAAACAAATATGGATATTGAATTACAATCTCACGGGCTAATCAAAGTGGCGACGACACCACAAGACATTCCAGCAGTTGAAAAACAATTTGCTTTCCTAGCACAACAAGACCATGAGATTTATCAATTAACACCTGAACAATTACGTCAACGTTTCCCTTATTGTGATACGGCGTCTTGCGCTGCGTTCAAAATACATGATGACGGTCAAATCAATGCCAACCTATATACGCAAGCTTTGTTACAATCTGTCTCAAAACGTGCGCATATTGATCTACACTTACATACAGAAGTGTTACATATCACGCAACAGGCATCACATTATCAAATCACAACTTCTAAGGGAACATTTAATGCAGATGAATTAATTATTGCAGCTGGTGCTTGGAGTGGGGAATTGTTACATCAACTTGATATTCACCTTCCGACACACCCTGTCAAAGGAGACGTAAAACTAATCGCCTCTTCTTATAAAGGACTGAAGGAAACTATTTTTAATATGAATGGTTGCTATATCGTTCCTAAAAAACCAAATCGCTATCTTATTGGGGCAACTTCAGAACGAGATAATTGGAGTACCCAGAATAAAGAGGAAAACCTGCAATGGTTAGATCGCGAAAGCCAACTGATGATTCCACAACTGCGAGAACATCATGTCATTAAAACTTGGACAGGCATTCGACCAATCACATCGAATGAAGTACCGATTATGGGGGCACTTCGCGATAATCTTTACATCTCTACCGGACATTATCGAAATGGTATCCTGCTCTCCCCTATTGTTGGCGAACGTATGGCACAGCTTATTGATGGAGATGCTAGGGCAGCAACTCAATTAAGACCTTTCTCCCCTATAAAATAA
- a CDS encoding L-cystine transporter: MSLFLIILNLIIFAGFMIGLWVMAKKHVKFPTRVFVALGLGIVLGIVVQLLYGADSKITTQTTEWIGIIGNGYISLLKMIVIPLVFISIIAAFTKIDLGEKFAKMGGYIFMFLIGTVAVSAIVGIAYAMLFGLDASTIDLGQAENARSSEITQTAKDLTATTLPAQILELLPANPFLDFTGARATSTIAVVIFAAFIGFAYLRVARKQPENGHVLKRGIDAVYSLVMAIVTFVLRLTPYGILAIMLNTLATSDFAAIWTLGKFVIASYAALITMYIIHLLILLVLGVNTIQYVKKTAEVMLFAFTSRSSAGTLPLNIQTQTNRLGVPQAIANFSGSFGLSIGQNGCAGIYPAMLAIMVAPVAGVEIDLQFIATLIIVVIISSFGVAGVGGGATFASILVLSALNLPVGLAGVLISVEPLIDMGRTALNVNDSILAGTGTAKLTKQLDEDVFNDNQYDELTTSH, translated from the coding sequence ATGTCTTTATTTTTAATCATACTTAATTTAATTATCTTTGCTGGGTTCATGATTGGACTATGGGTGATGGCGAAGAAACACGTTAAATTCCCAACACGTGTCTTTGTTGCCCTCGGTCTTGGTATCGTACTCGGGATTGTCGTACAACTCCTTTACGGTGCAGACAGCAAAATAACAACACAAACAACTGAATGGATTGGTATCATTGGTAATGGATATATTTCCCTCTTAAAAATGATCGTTATTCCATTAGTATTTATTTCAATTATTGCAGCATTTACAAAAATCGACCTTGGTGAGAAGTTTGCCAAAATGGGCGGTTACATCTTCATGTTTTTAATCGGTACTGTTGCCGTTTCAGCCATTGTCGGAATTGCCTATGCGATGTTATTTGGCCTAGATGCATCAACGATTGATTTAGGCCAAGCTGAAAATGCACGTAGTTCAGAAATTACACAAACGGCAAAAGACTTAACAGCAACGACATTGCCAGCACAAATTTTAGAATTACTCCCTGCAAATCCATTCTTAGACTTTACAGGGGCGCGTGCGACTTCAACAATCGCAGTCGTTATTTTTGCTGCGTTTATTGGTTTTGCTTATTTACGTGTTGCACGTAAACAACCTGAAAATGGCCATGTATTAAAACGCGGTATTGATGCCGTGTACTCACTTGTTATGGCCATCGTAACTTTTGTATTACGCTTAACACCTTATGGGATCTTAGCGATTATGTTAAACACATTGGCAACAAGTGACTTTGCAGCGATTTGGACACTCGGTAAATTTGTTATCGCATCTTATGCTGCATTAATCACAATGTATATTATTCACTTGCTCATCTTATTGGTTTTAGGTGTTAACACAATCCAATATGTGAAGAAAACAGCAGAAGTGATGCTATTTGCCTTCACTTCACGTTCAAGCGCAGGTACATTACCACTTAACATTCAAACACAAACGAATCGTTTAGGCGTTCCACAAGCGATTGCAAACTTCTCAGGTTCTTTCGGTTTATCTATCGGTCAAAATGGTTGTGCCGGTATTTACCCTGCAATGCTTGCCATCATGGTAGCACCAGTTGCAGGTGTTGAGATTGACCTACAGTTCATCGCAACACTTATCATCGTTGTGATCATCAGTTCATTTGGTGTAGCAGGTGTCGGTGGTGGTGCAACATTTGCATCTATCCTCGTACTTTCTGCATTAAACTTACCAGTCGGTCTTGCAGGTGTTCTTATTTCAGTCGAACCTTTAATTGATATGGGACGTACAGCATTAAATGTTAATGACTCAATATTAGCCGGAACAGGTACAGCAAAATTAACAAAACAATTGGATGAAGATGTCTTCAATGACAATCAATATGACGAGCTAACAACAAGTCATTAA
- a CDS encoding NADPH-dependent oxidoreductase: MSDYVYHLAKQHHSVRKFKAETLTRETVAKLIEAGQMASTSSYLQTTSVIGVEDVEKKMALKEVSGQPHVLDNGYLLVFVIDYNRHDLVSEQQGKNMSTSFESAEGLLVGTVDASLMAQNIALTAEDMGYGIVYLGSLRNDVARVREILDLPEHTFPIFGMAIGVPADDENGSPKPRLPLEHVFHVDTYNNDRDEARQHLAAYDQTVSDYYKERTDGRRTETWSEQVANFMSSKQRLEMRDWLQESGFNKI; encoded by the coding sequence ATGTCAGATTATGTATATCATTTAGCAAAGCAACATCACTCAGTGAGAAAGTTTAAAGCGGAAACATTAACGCGTGAAACAGTCGCAAAGTTGATTGAGGCAGGTCAGATGGCATCAACATCAAGCTATCTGCAAACGACGTCTGTGATTGGTGTAGAAGATGTTGAAAAGAAAATGGCTTTAAAAGAAGTATCGGGACAACCGCATGTGTTAGATAATGGCTACTTGTTAGTATTCGTCATTGACTACAATAGACATGATCTTGTGAGTGAACAACAAGGAAAGAACATGTCGACAAGTTTTGAATCTGCGGAAGGCTTGTTAGTTGGGACGGTGGATGCGTCATTGATGGCTCAAAATATTGCGTTAACAGCAGAGGATATGGGCTACGGCATTGTTTACTTAGGATCACTACGCAATGATGTGGCACGTGTTCGTGAAATTTTAGACTTACCTGAGCATACTTTCCCAATATTTGGTATGGCAATAGGTGTACCGGCAGATGATGAGAATGGCTCGCCTAAACCACGATTGCCATTAGAGCATGTCTTTCATGTGGATACGTATAACAATGATCGTGATGAGGCACGCCAACATTTAGCAGCATATGATCAAACGGTATCTGATTATTATAAAGAAAGAACGGATGGACGCCGAACAGAAACATGGTCAGAACAAGTCGCGAACTTTATGAGTAGTAAACAGCGCTTAGAGATGAGAGATTGGTTGCAAGAGTCAGGATTCAATAAAATATAG
- a CDS encoding fumarylacetoacetate hydrolase family protein, with translation MTQTSQQLAEQVFQAYKTHQPIPFLNPEENVDEVLGYQTQDALIAQLKEHHQTDVAGYKVSMTSAETQAYANTHEPAYGTLLKTVIKQSGATVKLGEMFAPLIEPELVFVVTEDLPSDPSVEDVLNHSQLAPAIEVPDARYEDWFPNFTLGDLLSDNTATGLVVVGEPVAQLDYDKLGAVTMSLKHNGSEVKTGVASEVLGNPVKAVQWLSQKLASHGKSLKKGDVISSGTFIPPIKAEKGTYTVDYKDVGQVTVTFE, from the coding sequence ATGACTCAAACATCGCAACAATTAGCAGAGCAAGTTTTTCAAGCTTATAAAACACATCAACCTATCCCTTTTCTCAATCCTGAAGAAAATGTAGATGAGGTTTTAGGCTATCAAACACAGGATGCACTTATTGCACAATTAAAAGAACATCATCAGACAGATGTGGCAGGATATAAAGTAAGTATGACAAGTGCAGAAACACAAGCATATGCAAATACACATGAACCTGCCTATGGTACATTACTTAAAACAGTCATTAAACAAAGCGGTGCAACTGTCAAATTAGGAGAGATGTTTGCGCCATTAATCGAGCCCGAATTGGTATTTGTCGTTACAGAAGACTTGCCTTCTGACCCAAGCGTTGAGGATGTCCTCAATCATTCACAGTTAGCACCAGCTATTGAAGTCCCTGATGCGCGCTATGAAGATTGGTTTCCAAACTTTACATTAGGTGACTTATTATCCGATAACACAGCAACTGGACTTGTCGTTGTTGGAGAACCTGTCGCACAACTAGATTATGACAAACTTGGTGCAGTCACAATGTCATTGAAACACAATGGTTCAGAAGTCAAAACAGGTGTCGCATCTGAAGTATTAGGTAACCCTGTTAAAGCCGTACAATGGCTCAGTCAAAAGTTAGCAAGCCATGGTAAGTCACTTAAAAAAGGCGATGTCATCTCGTCTGGTACTTTCATCCCACCTATCAAGGCAGAAAAAGGCACTTACACAGTTGACTACAAAGATGTGGGTCAAGTCACTGTAACATTTGAATAA
- the ahpC gene encoding alkyl hydroperoxide reductase subunit C: MSLIGKQIGEFTAQAYNAKTDEFVEVTQEDLKGNWSVVVFYPADFSFVCPTELQDVQSHYEKLQELGTNVFSVSTDTHFVHKAWHDHSDAISTLKYTMIGDPSQQITRLFDVLDEEAGLAQRGTFIVDPDGVVQAAEINADGIGRDASTLVHKIKAAQYVRQNPGEVCPAKWEEGGETLTPGLDLVGKI; the protein is encoded by the coding sequence ATGTCATTAATCGGTAAACAAATTGGAGAATTCACAGCACAAGCGTACAATGCAAAAACAGACGAATTCGTTGAGGTAACACAAGAAGATTTAAAAGGTAACTGGAGTGTTGTTGTATTCTACCCAGCAGACTTCTCTTTCGTATGCCCAACAGAATTACAAGATGTTCAAAGCCATTATGAGAAATTACAAGAACTTGGTACAAACGTATTCTCTGTATCAACAGACACACACTTCGTACACAAAGCTTGGCACGATCACTCAGATGCCATCAGCACATTAAAATACACAATGATCGGTGACCCATCACAACAAATCACACGTTTATTCGATGTATTAGATGAAGAAGCTGGTCTTGCACAACGTGGTACATTCATCGTTGACCCTGATGGTGTTGTTCAAGCAGCTGAAATTAATGCTGACGGTATCGGCCGTGACGCAAGCACATTAGTACACAAAATTAAAGCAGCTCAATACGTACGTCAAAATCCAGGTGAAGTTTGCCCAGCGAAATGGGAAGAAGGCGGCGAAACATTAACACCAGGATTAGACTTAGTAGGTAAAATTTAA
- the ahpF gene encoding alkyl hydroperoxide reductase subunit F, with protein MLNQELKNQLAQLLDLMEGDVVFKLSTGSDESSQKMEDLVNEVADMSSRITVEKADLKRSPSFSVNRPGEDTGVTFAGVPLGHEFNSFVLALLQVSGRAPKEEQSVIDQIKAIDKPLNFETYISLTCQKCPDVVQALNLMSVLNPNITHTMIDGATFKEEAEDIMAVPSIFLNGEQFGSGRMTVTDILSALGQGPDASEFEGKETFDVLVVGGGPASASSAIYAARKGLRTGIVADRIGGQVNDTQDIENLISVKKTTGTALAVNLEEHINEYNIDVMKGVRAESVNKTDESIDLTLDNGAVLHTKTLIVSTGARWRQLGVPGEQELANKGVAYCPHCDGPLFEDKHVAVVGGGNSGVEAAIDLAGICKSVTLLEFGAEMRADKVLQERLNSLSNTTVITNAATKEITGDERVNGLTYEDTQSKEQQHLELDGVFVQIGLSPNTEWLGDTVNRNRMGEIEVDRLGATNVPGIFAAGDCTDQRYKQIIISMGSGATAALSAFDYLIRN; from the coding sequence ATGCTTAATCAAGAGTTAAAGAATCAACTTGCACAACTTCTTGATTTGATGGAAGGTGACGTTGTCTTCAAACTAAGCACAGGATCTGATGAATCATCTCAAAAAATGGAAGATCTTGTGAATGAAGTAGCAGACATGTCATCACGCATTACAGTAGAAAAAGCAGACTTAAAACGTTCACCTAGCTTTAGCGTGAATAGACCCGGAGAGGACACTGGCGTTACTTTCGCCGGTGTTCCTCTTGGTCATGAGTTTAACTCTTTCGTTTTAGCACTTCTACAAGTGAGTGGTCGCGCACCAAAAGAAGAGCAATCTGTAATCGATCAAATCAAAGCAATTGATAAACCATTAAACTTTGAAACATATATCAGCTTAACATGTCAAAAATGTCCGGATGTTGTTCAAGCATTAAACTTAATGAGTGTCCTTAACCCAAATATCACACACACAATGATTGACGGTGCAACATTCAAAGAAGAAGCTGAAGATATCATGGCTGTACCATCTATCTTCTTAAATGGTGAACAATTCGGTAGTGGTCGTATGACTGTCACTGATATTTTAAGCGCACTTGGCCAAGGCCCTGATGCTTCAGAATTCGAAGGCAAAGAGACATTCGATGTCCTCGTTGTCGGCGGTGGTCCTGCAAGTGCAAGTTCTGCTATTTACGCTGCACGTAAAGGTTTACGTACAGGTATTGTTGCAGATCGTATCGGTGGTCAAGTTAACGATACACAAGACATCGAAAACTTAATCAGCGTGAAGAAAACAACGGGAACAGCACTTGCTGTTAACCTTGAAGAACACATTAACGAATATAACATCGATGTGATGAAAGGTGTTCGTGCTGAATCTGTAAACAAGACAGACGAAAGCATTGATCTTACATTAGATAATGGTGCCGTACTTCACACAAAAACATTGATCGTTTCAACAGGTGCACGTTGGAGACAACTTGGTGTACCAGGTGAGCAAGAGCTTGCAAACAAAGGTGTGGCATATTGCCCACACTGTGACGGTCCATTATTCGAAGACAAGCATGTTGCTGTTGTCGGCGGTGGTAACTCTGGTGTAGAAGCAGCCATCGATCTTGCAGGTATCTGTAAGAGCGTGACATTACTTGAGTTTGGTGCTGAGATGCGTGCAGACAAAGTCTTACAAGAACGCTTAAACTCATTATCAAACACAACAGTCATTACAAACGCTGCGACAAAAGAAATTACTGGCGATGAGCGTGTGAATGGTTTAACTTATGAAGATACACAATCTAAAGAACAGCAACATCTTGAATTAGATGGTGTCTTCGTTCAAATCGGTCTTTCGCCTAATACAGAATGGTTAGGTGACACAGTTAACCGCAACAGAATGGGTGAAATCGAAGTTGACCGTTTAGGTGCTACGAATGTCCCAGGTATCTTTGCTGCCGGAGACTGTACAGACCAACGCTACAAACAAATTATTATCTCTATGGGATCAGGCGCAACAGCAGCATTATCTGCTTTTGATTACCTTATCCGTAACTAA
- a CDS encoding DUF1002 domain-containing protein codes for MYKKLLISGVAASVLFVGVAQNIYAANDFKPKEEIFLQGADLNENQLEATKDKLGVGKSVTTYQVTNTDVIRYTGTEYDYIHSSALIKPKRFGHGVDVKIETPENITRITKEQYMNAAITSGIQDATIRIASIDQVTGEGALTGIYKAYESQGNALNSQDIQNAHSELNDLARISENNADKEGYSDEALNEAIADMKSQIAEAKASNQQINDVTINNIVNQTLNVRGLDNVLSNNEIAVIQNMMMNVAQSEVLNQDPEAYQKQANELKDTIQKTAGDKLEALKSLDNEETRNFLQRLWDEFVSFITKIWHWLVSFV; via the coding sequence ATGTACAAGAAATTATTAATCAGTGGTGTGGCAGCCTCTGTATTATTTGTAGGTGTTGCGCAAAATATCTATGCGGCGAACGACTTTAAGCCTAAAGAGGAGATCTTTCTTCAAGGGGCTGACTTGAATGAGAATCAATTAGAAGCAACCAAAGATAAGCTGGGTGTTGGCAAGAGCGTAACAACGTATCAAGTAACGAATACAGATGTCATTCGTTATACAGGGACGGAGTATGACTATATTCACTCAAGTGCACTGATTAAACCGAAACGATTTGGTCACGGGGTGGATGTCAAGATTGAAACACCTGAGAATATCACACGTATCACGAAAGAGCAGTATATGAATGCAGCCATTACATCTGGAATTCAAGATGCTACGATTCGAATTGCGTCTATTGATCAAGTGACAGGTGAAGGTGCACTGACAGGTATATACAAAGCCTACGAGTCACAAGGGAATGCTTTAAACAGTCAGGACATTCAAAACGCACATAGTGAATTGAATGACTTGGCACGCATTAGCGAAAATAATGCGGACAAAGAGGGTTATTCAGATGAAGCATTGAATGAAGCGATTGCGGATATGAAGTCACAAATTGCAGAAGCGAAGGCCTCTAATCAACAAATCAATGACGTGACGATTAATAATATTGTCAATCAAACGTTGAATGTACGTGGATTAGATAATGTATTGAGCAATAATGAGATTGCCGTGATTCAAAATATGATGATGAATGTTGCGCAATCAGAAGTATTAAATCAAGACCCAGAAGCATATCAAAAACAAGCGAATGAGTTGAAAGATACGATTCAAAAAACAGCAGGTGACAAATTAGAAGCGTTGAAATCATTAGATAATGAAGAGACACGTAACTTCTTGCAGAGATTATGGGATGAATTCGTTTCATTTATTACAAAAATCTGGCACTGGCTTGTATCATTCGTATAA